A window from Labrus mixtus chromosome 14, fLabMix1.1, whole genome shotgun sequence encodes these proteins:
- the zgc:100829 gene encoding SH2 domain-containing protein 4A — MLQQILKDMYIDPDVLDALNEDQKKTLFLKMRQEQVRRWKEREEKLDGDGGDAECKRAKPKKANSKNVSWLLGRDGDVAVIVIGEVDELSSKFICSGFGEKKTPSLQNNTNCRTILKSRKIPEPVRIERENLPPTCKTQPGSALNLKATKEETSTLHPLPVSVSEHSSPPAAAEKLKSASAAVEKSVPQPATAAATICSRPPMRTSPVNVRPASANAAPGSVNTGPGLVSLRLASAASSPSPSGTVKIDSGATTPAKLLQRSQEQKKTQESQAGKGIGSSEAARQTTQADSVSSGSTQTSAGQRGRVAQLMKTFSVEGSTPPAQTPTRGIKPPLPTKPSHLRLTTTPTVR; from the exons ATGCTGCAGCAGATTTTAAAGGACATGTACATCGACCCCGATGTGCTGGACGCCCTCAACGAGGACCAGAAGAAGACTCTGTTCCTGAAAATGCGCCAAGAGCAAGTGCGGCGCTGGAAAGAGCGGGAGGAAAAGCTGGACGGCGACGGAGGGGACGCTGAGTGCAAGAGAGCGAAGCCAAAAAAAG ccaacaGTAAGAATGTGAGCTGGCTGCTGGGCCGGGATGGAGATGTGGCGGTCATTGTCATCGGGGAGGTGGATGAGCTGAGCTCCAAATTCATCTGTTCGGGATTTGGAGAGAAGAAGACGCCGAGTCTTCAGAACAATACAAA ctgtcGTACTATCTTGAAGAGTAGAAAAATCCCAGAACCCGTCAGAATTGAGAGAGAAAACCTTCCTCCTACATGTAAAACACAACCTGGGAGCGCTCTGAATCTGAAG GCGACAAAAGAAGAGACGAGCACTTTACACCCTCTGCCG GTGTCAGTGAGCGAGCATTCatcacctccagcagcagcagaaaag TTGAAGTCAGCCAGTGCGGCCGTGGAGAAGTCAGTCCCTCAGCCCGCCACCGCCGCCGCCACCATCTGCTCCCGGCCTCCCATGAGAACCAGCCCTGTCAATGTGAGGCCAGCTTCTGCAAATGCGGCGCCGGGTTCTGTCAACACAGGACCCGGCCTCGTAAGTCTGAGGCTGGCCTCGGCTGCGTCGTCTCCTTCGCCAAGCGGCACCGTCAAAATAGACTCTGGAGCGACAACACCCGCAAAACTCCTCCAGCGCTCACAGGAGCAAAAGAAGACGCAGGAGTCACAGGCTGGGAAGG gtATCGGTTCCTCAGAGGCGGCTCGCCAGACGACTCAGGCGGACTCCGTGTCATCAGGGAGCACACAAACCAGTGCAGGGCAGCGCGGCCGTGTCGCTCAGCTGATGAAAACATTCAGTGTTGAAGGTTCCACGCCTCCCGCACAAACCCCAACCCGCGGCATCAAGCCCCCTCTCCCCACTAAGCCCAGTCACCTGCGTCTGACCACCACACCCACTGTCAGGTAA
- the puraa gene encoding purine-rich element binding protein Aa produces MADRDSGSEQGGAATGPGFGSMHLATGGAGSASGLQHETQELASKRVDIQNKRFYLDVKQNAKGRFLKIAEVGAGGNKSRLTLSMSVAVEFRDYLGDFIEHYAQLGPSNPGLVQDEPRRALKSEFLVRENRKYYMDLKENQRGRFLRIRQTVNRGPGLGSTQGQTIALPAQGLIEFRDALAKLIDDYGVEDEPAELPEGSSLTVDNKRFFFDVGSNKYGVFMRVSEVKPTYRNSITVPYKVWSKFGNTFSKYAEEMKKIQEKQREKRACELQQQEEMQADDGDED; encoded by the coding sequence ATGGCGGACAGAGACAGTGGAAGTGAGCAGGGAGGAGCAGCCACGGGCCCAGGCTTCGGTTCCATGCACTTAGCCACAGGAGGGGCGGGCTCGGCTTCCGGGCTCCAGCATGAGACTCAAGAGCTGGCGTCGAAGCGGGTTGACATCCAAAACAAACGCTTCTATTTGGACGTAAAGCAGAACGCGAAAGGCCGCTTCTTAAAGATAGCAGAAGTCGGGGCCGGTGGAAACAAGAGCCGCCTCACTCTCTCCATGTCCGTGGCGGTCGAGTTCCGTGACTACTTGGGGGACTTCATCGAACATTATGCCCAGCTGGGTCCGAGCAACCCGGGACTGGTACAAGACGAGCCGAGGAGAGCACTCAAAAGCGAATTCTTGGTCCGAGAGAATCGGAAATACTACATGGATCTGAAAGAGAACCAGAGAGGACGGTTCCTGAGGATTCGACAGACCGTTAACCGGGGGCCCGGTTTGGGATCCACGCAAGGCCAGACGATTGCTTTGCCTGCCCAGGGACTTATTGAGTTTCGTGACGCTTTGGCTAAACTTATTGACGATTACGGTGTAGAGGACGAACCTGCAGAGTTGCCTGAAGGGTCATCATTGACTGTGGACAACAAACGGTTCTTCTTCGACGTCGGATCCAATAAGTACGGTGTGTTCATGAGGGTAAGCGAGGTGAAGCCAACGTACCGCAACTCAATTACGGTGCCCTACAAAGTGTGGTCCAAATTTGGGAATACGTTCAGTAAGTATGCCGAAGAGATGAAGAAGATCCAGgagaagcagcgggagaaaagGGCATGCGAGCTCCAGCAACAAGAGGAGATGCAGGCGGACGATGGAGACGAGGATTGA